A segment of the Nitrosospira briensis C-128 genome:
GCCCCCAAGCTCAAGTATCACGATGCAGCTCATCATTACCAGCCCCAACCCTGAACCGAACATGGGGAAGTCCACCGCCGTATCCAATGTAAGAAGCAGCGCAACACTCGACATGGGTATCAGGGCAATCCCCAGGGCCATGGCTTGACGCAGGCTGATGCCGCTGTAATGCGCCAATGTCAGTACCGCCAGCAGCTTGGCTGTTGCGCGTGCCGTGATAAGCAGCAAGACCAGCAGAAAACTGTCACGCAACCCGCTGAGGTCGGACGCGAGGCCGTTAGCGATAAACATTAACACGACCAGAACGGCGCCGGCGGAACCGAAGTGCGGCGGGAAAGTCCGCGGGCGCTGCCGCCGGTATCGCGTTATAAGGCCGGCAGCCAGCAGGACGAGGATCGGGCTGAGCTTGAGTGTTGACGCCATGATGGTCGCAAACGCAATCATGCCGAACAGGACGAAAGAAAAGGTTTCCTCATGCTGCCCGAGATAATGGTGGATTCGCTCGAAGGTAATGCCGAACAACCAGGCCAGTAGCGCGGACCCCCCCAAGAGATAAAACGGCGCCAATATCGTATGGATGACGCTGGTGCCGGCCTGGCCATGCATGCCGGCGACGGCCAGTTTATGGAAGATGACAGCATAAATACAATTGAGCGCGGTCATCAGCAGAAGCCGGTCCGTCACCTGACCCTGAGCGCGTGATTCGGTGACTATGCGTACCACAATGGCAGGTGAGGTGGCAATTGCAATGGAAGCGACCACCGCGGCAGAAATATTGGCAACACCAAACCAGCTCAGCATTGAGAAAACAACGGCGAATGTGGCGGTGGATTCAAGCAGGCTTGTGCCGGCAATCCAGGGATTGGCTTTCAGCCAGCGCAGATTTACCTTGCTGCCCAGTTCGAACAAGAGGATGCCCAGCGCCAGGTCAACTACCAGCCGCCATTCAGTGACGGGCAATGGTGGGATAAAGCCCAGGCCGCCAGGGCCCAGCAGCGCGCCGATACCGATATAGCCGACGATACGCGGCAATCGCAGGTGACGTACCAGTGCTTCACCCACAAGTACGGCTGCAACCAGCGTCAACGCAAGCCAGAGAGCGGGGCTGACTTCTAGCGGCCAAAAAGGCAGGTATGCGGGCCAGTTCATGAAACAATGCGGGGAAACAGCCGAAATAGGGCTGTTCCGTCAACCGCGAACGTTATTGTCAGATGCATCCGGTCTCCTTAAGGACAATGCGGATGTTCGGTCTGTACTTTGGAAACTTTACGGTATCCTCAAACTGAACCCCAGGATTACAGATAACGGGCGAGGTTAGTTAGCGAGGGTCTGAATAAACTATCTGGAAGAGATGTGGGTGAATTATAAACCATGAATGCGAAGAGGAAACGTCTGCTGTAATCGACTGTACTGAAAATCAGCACGCGCCGGATTGCGTGTGGTGCAATAACCAGCGTTGGCGCACGTCTGCCGCTTGATATATTTCAAGGCAGGAACTGTGCCTACCCAGACGGGGCAGAGGGCGGCACGAAAATGGAACCGTATACCTATCCAGTGACTTTCATGGCCGCTCAGGACGAATTAATGGCCTATCCATCCCGGTCATCGGACAGTAGGATCAAACCTTCAGCTTTAAATTTCATAGCCTCTTACCGGGACAGACGAGGCGAATGGAATGCCATGCAATACCTGTATTTCTTCAGTCAGGTCATGTCGAGGAACTTCACACGTTACTCTGGTTCTTACCGATAACCATTTGATTGATAGGCTTTGGAACGATTCTTGCTACTTACCCTTCACAAGCTAAATTGTTTAGGTAAAATTTTCCATGGGCAAGAGAAGCATCACTCCCAAAATTGCTGATTTGGTAAAAATCGCCAACCCCACAAAAACCGGCTATTTGTACCGCAAACCTAAGAAGGCTCAATCATGACAGCTCCGAAATGTGCAGTGAGTCTTTGCATGATCATGCTGCTGGCTGGTTGCGGCTCCCTTTCAGTTCCAGATAAAACGGTACATGCAAACCGTCCGGTGCAAGTCGATGGCGCACGCGGTGCGCTCTCTATCCAGGAAAGTAAGGCTGTCCTGGCCAATCTCAAAAACGGCGGCCCTGAAACCAATATCTTTACCAGGCACCTTGCCCAGGCAGAGCAGCTCTCGGGAAGCCCGCTGATGACGGGCAATAATGTGAAGCTGTTGGTTGACGGGCCCACCACCTACAAATCGATGTATGCGGCAATACAGGGCGCGAAGCATCATATCAACATGGAAACCTATAGCATAGAGGACGACGAGGTTGGCCGCCGCTTCGCCGCTGCATTGATCGAAAAGCAAAAACAGGGCGTGCAAGTCAATTTAATTTACGACAGCATCGGATCGGGCGCTACACCTGAAGAATTCTTCAAGCCGTTGATCGACAGCGGCGCCAACGTACTGGAATTCAACCCCGTCAACCCATTGACATTTCGCAAGAAACTGGAATTGGGCCGTGATCATCGGAAACTGCTCGTGGTTGATGGCCAGATCGCCTTTGTAGGTGGCGTCAATATCAGCAGCGTATATTCCAGCGGATCATTCAGGTCAAAATCGAATACCAAGGATATCCAACCGTGGCGCGATACGCATCTCCGTATCGAAGGACCCGTCGTTAGTGATTTCCAGAAATTGTTTCTGGC
Coding sequences within it:
- a CDS encoding cation:proton antiporter, producing the protein MNWPAYLPFWPLEVSPALWLALTLVAAVLVGEALVRHLRLPRIVGYIGIGALLGPGGLGFIPPLPVTEWRLVVDLALGILLFELGSKVNLRWLKANPWIAGTSLLESTATFAVVFSMLSWFGVANISAAVVASIAIATSPAIVVRIVTESRAQGQVTDRLLLMTALNCIYAVIFHKLAVAGMHGQAGTSVIHTILAPFYLLGGSALLAWLFGITFERIHHYLGQHEETFSFVLFGMIAFATIMASTLKLSPILVLLAAGLITRYRRQRPRTFPPHFGSAGAVLVVLMFIANGLASDLSGLRDSFLLVLLLITARATAKLLAVLTLAHYSGISLRQAMALGIALIPMSSVALLLTLDTAVDFPMFGSGLGLVMMSCIVILELGGPILVQMALRMAGETPEKKT
- the cls gene encoding cardiolipin synthase codes for the protein MTAPKCAVSLCMIMLLAGCGSLSVPDKTVHANRPVQVDGARGALSIQESKAVLANLKNGGPETNIFTRHLAQAEQLSGSPLMTGNNVKLLVDGPTTYKSMYAAIQGAKHHINMETYSIEDDEVGRRFAAALIEKQKQGVQVNLIYDSIGSGATPEEFFKPLIDSGANVLEFNPVNPLTFRKKLELGRDHRKLLVVDGQIAFVGGVNISSVYSSGSFRSKSNTKDIQPWRDTHLRIEGPVVSDFQKLFLATWEKQKGKPLASKSFFPRIGRRGNEVVRAIGSSPDESYSLIYVTLLSAINSAETYAYVTTAYFVPDPRLLAALKGTAQRGVDVRLLLPDKTDSNLVLYASHSYYDELLSAGVKIYEREGALLHAKTALIDGVWSTIGSTNLDWLSLEHNQEINAVVLGQEFGTQMKALFDEDIKSSRLVTLEKWRQRSIIARIKEFGASLLARRL